In the genome of Epinephelus lanceolatus isolate andai-2023 chromosome 18, ASM4190304v1, whole genome shotgun sequence, one region contains:
- the praf2 gene encoding PRA1 family protein 2, which produces MAAVQPPPLRSLEDFLLSSARFAVPDVRDLDRWNNRIINNLLYYQSNYLLSAVGILLIVGYFQPFQLCLGAMVVTVLFLGFVWVAENQAPVRRFRRNHPSISVFAILSASYLFISVLGSVAVFLFGIAFPVLLVLVHASVRLRSLKNKLENKLESIGLKRTPMGLLLEALGQEQEAGS; this is translated from the exons ATGGCAGCCGTACAGCCGCCACCCCTCCGGAGCCTGGAGGATTTTCTCCTGAGCTCGGCCCGGTTCGCGGTGCCCGACGTGCGCGATCTGGACCGCTGGAACAACCGCATCATCAACAACCTGCTGTACTACCAGAGCAATTATCTCCTGTCCGCTGTGGGTATCCTGCTCATAGTGGG GTATTTCCAGCCCTTCCAGTTGTGTCTCGGGGCGATGGTGGTCACCGTGTTATTCCTGGGCTTTGTTTGGGTTGCAGAGAACCAAGCTCCCGTTCGTCGCTTCCGCAGAAACCACCCATCAATCTCTGTGTTTGCCATACTTTCTGCAAGTTACCTCTTCATATCAGTGCTGGGAAGTGTGGCTGTGTTCCTGTTTGGGATAGCCTTCCCTGTACTGT TGGTTCTGGTCCATGCATCGGTAAGGCTGCGCAGCCTGAAGAACAAGCTGGAGAACAAACTGGAGAGCATTGGTCTGAAGAGGACACCCATGGGACTCCTGTTAGAGGCCCTTGGACAGGAACAGGAGGCTGGATCctag